The Capsicum annuum cultivar UCD-10X-F1 chromosome 1, UCD10Xv1.1, whole genome shotgun sequence sequence ATAACTCTAACTCCACTAACCCTTCAATCATTGCCCAATCATCCTTCCCTATAATCATTAGCATAATTAGTAGGTTTTTCACTCATCATTACTCCAGCATTATTAGGGGTggacatggtatggtatggtacggtattTGAAACTTCGGTACGATgattttggtattcgatttttaaaatattataccattaccataccatattaaCTCGGTATGATTTGGTATTTTGACGTTTGGTTTCAGTATTTTGCGGTATGGTAATCGGTAATCATAGTTTGTTCAACTTCAACAATAAATACTCGTATACTAGAATATTATTACTTCGATTTTTCAAAATTACGTCTTAATTGTATCATTAATATacattacacatgtagaaatattgaaaaagaagtacaaataatttcttttattagtcaattacacaaaaaatacattgcaatCAAGATAGAGTAACAAAAGTTTCAGTGTCTGAACattttatactaatactaagtactccctccgtttcctaataaattaattattggagtattttttggtgttccaaaataagtgaatcattgaatttttttttcaaatttacccttaagGATTTGACAACCCAGAAGCTGATTTGTCTTAATAGTACTCCTGCCATGTAGCATTAATTAAAAGCTGGAGagttcaacttttttttcttggtaaaaGAGAGTTCAACTTTGTGTCAAGGTAGCATTCAATTAAAGCTGCTTAATAGTTGAAATGTCTCCCTTCATTAATTGAAACGTCTCCCTTTTATATATCCTCATTTTTATTGTCTTTCTACTTCatcaattttaaagaaaaaaattcaaagagtgttaaaaaagattttagaatatgaattttaattttgaagacTCGGTTGAAATAGTTTACGATACTATTATGAATGAATATTCGATTGAAATAATTTAAGATATGATTATGGAAGATTCGGTTGAAAAAGTTCAAGACGGTATCATTGAAGAGTCCATTGAAAAAGTTGAAGACTCAATTAAAATGGTTCGACACACCAACATTGAAGATGAAATAAGGATTATGTTAAAAATTTATCTTCCCAAATTTTATTAGAATAATTATTCTCCTCATGTTCTTATTTTTtgcattaaaattttttattggcTTGTTCTATTGTGTATTTGTGGAGTAAGAGAAATATACTGCTTGTGCCTAACAATCCAAACAGACAATACATGTTCTAATAAAGTTAATAGAAAAGCAAATCAATTTTGTCTAAGGTGGCTACACAATCAATACATGTTCAACACGAATACTTGAAATATTAACTACAAAAGAATGTTTCAGTATTCCGCTCTAAACCACCATCTAAATAGCAGAACAATCGGCAAAAGAACTTAgaatttagaaataaaatttaacctaaatAATCGAGAGTTTTTTTGTACTAATTGTGGATTACATTTCAGTTGTACTGGAAGCTGATCGTTCCTTGTTAAATTAGCTTTACTAAGATGTTGAATCTTGTAATTATGTGAACCTTTTACTTTCATGATCTCCATCATAAATGACTGCAAcgttagaaaaaatataattggacTTTTCTGTtgaaaaattttcatatgattttatgacaacatgatcatcaatactTTTAAGACTTTCCTTGTGTTGTAGAGACTGAATAGATCTGAAAAATCCAAGGTTTAAGACATTCAAATCTGGAGAATTGGGTAATTGACACATCAAGCAAATATCGAATTCATCTTGTGCCGCTGCTCGACAAAATTTCTCGTCATTAGGTTGAATGTGAGTTCTTGCATTATCTTGTTGTATGAATATCGTAGAATTTAAATCTTCTCTTGGCCATTTAGCCTTGATAGCAAGAAGTACTTTATTAATCAAGAATGATTGTGAAATTTCTTTGGTTACCGAAGTTATTGCTTTTGTTTCCATAGTGTACGCAAGTCTATTTGCACTAGCTCTTTTAGCTCGTTCTTGTGTAACAAAAGGAAACAATCTAATTTTATCGGAGAATATTTTTACTCCTTGTGCATCAAATCTAGGACGAGCTGCAGCAACTAAAAACATAACTTTGTCGATGAAATTTTTACTCTTGGCAATGCAGATTGGATCTTCTTCATCAGACAGTAAAtaatacattttatttttttgtcatataAAACCACTTCTCGTCGATATGGATTGTATTGAACATGTTGGTAAAAATTGGATCATGTGGTATGCTACCACGATCAAGCATAGATATGCAAAATTGCAActgacttatttttttttctctttcaaataAGGCTTTATGACATTAGAATGTCTTTGTATATGTCCCGACTTCAAACGCCTAAACAAAGTGGTCGTATTCATATTCATGGAAGAAAAGAGTTGTCCGCTTCCGTAAAGGAATTTCACAAAAACGATTATGATCCATCTCAATTTTTTTCGACCacaattatttacttttcttcCATATACATCATTAGAAGCACATTCACCATAATTTTATAGTCTCCACATGCGTTGAATTGTTTGAATGAGAGTCAAAAAATGTGATGTCACTCTTTTCGTAACTCCTTTTTTTAGTTTAACATCGGCACTCTTTTGTTGCAACATTCCATATATTGCAATACGTATTTCattgctcaattttttttttgttcattgtGATTGTGACAAATCTTCAATTGAATCtactaattaaacaaaaaaaatattacatataaatttaaaacttttttcaaaGAAAGGTACATAACAAGCAATTATTTACCACAATTTAGGTTTGAATCTTCCGTCGGTTCTTGGAATCTTTCATCAAATTAtgtatcatcatcttcattgggATTCAAATTTAAGTCGGGAATTGAATATTCATCAACAATGTGATTTACATCACTATTGAGGTTAAAACACTCATGTGTATTATgctcaaataaaatatttagagcTAATAGTATTAAAGCCATGTTAAAAATCATATTGAAGGTAAATTTTTTTATAGAATAAATttagaggaaaataaaaaatttaagtttagttatatctaaattttaaagttattttacctccaaaaaaatttattaggagtaccaattttaaaattttgaaaattagaaTGGGAAAAAAATTTTGCCACCATAAGCTAAACATATGTAGAGGAAAAATATGCATTCAGTGAAgtgatatatttattttctaatttgccAAATGCATGCAGTGAAGTGACATATGAAGACTTATCATAAATATGATTATGTactttaaaaaaaggtaaaaataaaaaattatgttaaatttatgtctttgattttttttcttaatctgtgtgtcaaaattcaacaattcatttgtTATGGAATGAGGGAAAAGtattatatttttgtgtgtgtatgtatatatatctataatctatatatataatatattaaaagtgtgaagacccttataaaagtgaatcgaactttttgccctttattaaaagattcagccttagacaaaatcgtctttttaaatttttttcttcaattgttatatatttaattttaactcCTAAAGTATATGGGATCGGGAATTTAAAAATTATGGTaagaattttatataaattaggAGTCCTAAAATAAATGATATAAGGTAACATGAAAGTACTGACATTCTTCGCTATAAAAAGGGAACGTTAATATAGCTTCCAAGTTCCAATAAATCTTAAAAgttattcttaattttaaatttaaatctaaaaaaaatatatagtctTACGAAACACAAATTAAGTGTCACGTGGATACTATATTGTGCTTGATCATCATGATAATTTCAACGAGGGATCgcaaatcataaattttttaagaaatttttatataaaggttaggtttaatcgcattattttgatatcttttttatttttttttgtagtttacaggtagtaggtttaattgcattattttggtatatctattatcatttttttttgtttatagttTATAGTCTTTCTTGATTTAGTTTAAAGTGGGTTTTAATACTTTTATATGAGTTTGtatgaatatataaatttttcattgaaGTGTTTTTCGTATTTATAAAATCATCAGtttatttattaatcaagacatactttcttttataatattaaagtGCGTTTATAGAATTAAACTCATTGAAGCGAGGTACACGCGCGGAGTCATATAACCTAtactagtgtgtgtgtgtgtgtatataagtTACTTATGTAGCTATATATACTTCtgtatggtattcggtatttcgGTATGTCATTTATAAATACCGGATACCATatcatataccaaaaaaatttaaaatgtataccatTTACCatgccaaatatcataatatcaaaaccaccatatcaaaaaatttaattcgatatggtaattcggtatataccgtaccatgcccacccctaatcATTATTATCTATTCATTCTAGTGAAAGTGGAACAACAGAAggaatatacatattttttttcctttgaaagTAGTCGACGACAGCTATAGCAACATCAAGTAAATTTCTATGCCTAAGACCTAAGGAAAAATTTTAATACCTGATGAGAGTAATGTTTGTTTCGCTAATTTTTTATGACGTCAAACCTTCTCAAACCCTTGTCTATGATCGTTTTTTCTCCTAAAATATTATGAAATCAATTATCTTAATATTCTGCTCCTTCTATAACTGAAACGTGAAAAATACTAAACAAGGGGATGAGTTTTGACTTTTAGCTTACTCACTttaattcttttaattaatattaataatatatgcTAAATTATCCATTTGCCCCTcattaaaaattgaattatcaCATTATTTATTCCGTACTTGATTGattattctaaaattaattataCCATCTTTATGCCAAATAACAATCTCGGaattattgattttgaataaaGCATCAAAATTATCAAGATGCCCTTCTCCAATGTTCTTCTGCCAAAATTCTTTAGGAAATACTAaggttaaaattgaaaataaaagtcTATCTCGACTTATTTAGTGCAAAATTaaacatattattttactttaaaccTCCTATATTCCATTTTTTGTCCAATAAGCCAAACATctactaataaaaatatatttactgaATAATTCTATCGTATTTAATCCTCATATTATAATCCGGTGTAATTTGTGTTCATAACAACGGTTTGAGATGGGAGAGATTTCACAATGAGACATATGAATTAAGTATATAAGTTAATGATGATTTAgcataataaagaaattaattttatgaataataattaaaatttaatatttattttataagtgaaaataataactaatattaactttataaacatatttcattacagaaaatacaaaataataaataaaaataagccCGAATTTTTAAAGATcatatttatttagataaattataattTACTTAATACTCTATTAAATAACAATCACAACTCATTTGTttatatagacaatagataatatcgtttcttattACTTGACcctatactaaaaataattattttaatttacttgtccaatttatgaaatcaagagaacagtattatatattttttctacccTTAGTACTAAATAACTCCATAGTATAGTAgtatagataaatttaaagtttcaatgtatcattaataaggttaattcaataaaatacacctctaaataaaaatttcttaaggGTTGTGTCATGTCAACAAAAGACAAGTAATATGAAACAAATGTAATAAGATATTGGTGAAACACAAATATAtacgcacatgcatgtacatacatatatatacacttagGGTAGGGTGGGGGCTTGGTTGGGAACAAgctatttcaaaattaattatcccAAAATAAGTTGTATCAACATGCTTGTATatgataacttatcccatcattgTGGTATAAGTGGTGAGATAAATAGTTTCGAGACTAACTAATATCTCTAACTAAACGCAAGATAAAATAATCACGAATTTTATcattgaattattataattatacctcatACCAAATGAccctttaatacatataatattgaaataatgatcttaaaaaataacattaaattttgtgACAAATTTATAAAAGgtattattttacttataatgttaataacgttaaataaaatactattaaatacctatattaaaaaatatatagtatatatataatataaagaggTATTAAATAAATATAGGATTAAAATTACAAGGACAAAATGGACAATGCATAGGataaaggggggggggggtatgaTCAGAGGCGGAGCTAGGATTTTAAGTAAGgaggttcaatattcaaagaaaactaagtcgaagggggttcaacacctactataaccacataaaaaaagaattttaatcatgtataaatagtatatttttccgtcgaaggggggTCGGACGAACACCCTAAACagggctggctccgcctctgagTATGATTGTTGTTCAATGTTGAGGGGATACTTTTaaactttgaaaaattggctaaatatacccttcgtAATATTTTAAGGTCAAATTTACCTTCGTTGTCATACTTTGAAGCTAAATTTATCcctctatttttaaaaaatggctAAAGTTATCATTCGTCATACTTTGATCAAATTAACCCTCAATGTCATACTTTGTAGTCATATTTATTAtcgttgttaagaaacttttcacatgtatcctttctttaaaaaaaaaaaccaaatcaacattaaatgacccttatttaaaaaaaaaaaaaaaaactctaaccTAATACGCCAGATTCTACCCTAAAAAATACACAAACATATTTATCCCTCCCGTAATTCTGTTGGTCAAATTTTTCGAACGaacaaatatacttctctttcaaTATATAGTGTTGGTAGTTTATTTATAAATGAACAAAGTAAAATGGAATGAGATAACACAAAAGTATGAACTAAAGGAAATATTTATTACAAGCTCTGCTCCTGttaagttattttcaaatttcaaaatttggtacGCAATTTTATGTGCATTTAGATTCTAAAATTAGTGGATAAGTTTTCTGAGAAAATGATATGATAAAAAATTTGTATAGATTCGGATTGcataaaaagacaaaagaatAAGGAGATGTCACGATTGACACATAAGGAGATCTCTTAACCCACTCATCCAGAGAAATATTCTATGGGCCTAATTTGTTGTATTTGATCATTAAGTGCCATTTATCATGAGTTTTGTACTCATGCAAATTAATGAACTGAGGAAGGGGTATGTCCGTTTATGTTTATACTgatgtaaatttatttttcatgagctatgcTCTGATAAATATTCAATGGCTTAATCTCATTGGAAAAACTTGATCAACAGAACTGAGggggtatatttgtttgtgtcTTTTTTGTGGCTCAAGTCGGGTCATGCGAATTAGATTaggatgtgttttatttttaaaaattgagatgTTTAGTATTTATTTAGGCTTTTCTATTAAAGAAAGAGTATATGTAAAAAGCTTCTTAGCAACGAGaataaatttgacctcaaaataTGATATTGGATATAAATTTAGTCCTAAAATGTGATAAAGAATATTTTagctatatttttaaaataaagaagtaaatttcacccttttcccAATTAAAAATCTCATGTGCTGTAAAATTTGATAAGAAATTTttagatagaaaataaaataatattttatctt is a genomic window containing:
- the LOC124898651 gene encoding uncharacterized protein LOC124898651, producing the protein MYYLLSDEEDPICIAKSKNFIDKVMFLVAAARPRFDAQGVKIFSDKIRLFPFVTQERAKRASANRLAYTMETKAITSVTKEISQSFLINKVLLAIKAKWPREDLNSTIFIQQDNARTHIQPNDEKFCRAAAQDEFDICLMCQLPNSPDLNVLNLGFFRSIQSLQHKESLKSIDDHVVIKSYENFSTEKSNYIFSNVAVIYDGDHESKRFT